caTGCTAAAACAGGTCACCAAATATACTTTGGCAGCTGTTACTATCCCTGTGTGGCCTGCCCAACTAGAGTCTATGTGTGGGAAACACCAATATTTGTATACTGAAAAAATTGTATGGCGTCACAAATACTTAAAGGGTCCCTGACCTCCTTTCCTTTCCCGTCCCATCTTCTGAATGAATTGTCATGTATATGCTCACATGTCCTCTTCTCGTAAACCCTTTACAGAAGATTGTGAAGTGATAATCTCTCCTGTATGTTttctcatgtgtgtctgcataacgtgtttttgagaaaaccctttactgcagactgagcaactgaaaggtttctctcttgtatgtgttctcatgtgtgactgcatatttcctctttgagaaaagcctttaccgcagactgagcaactgaagggtttTGTTCCTGTGTGTATTATCATGTGTGTCTTCATATATCCTCTGCTATAAAACACTTTACCGCAGACTGAGCAACCAAAGGGTTTTTCCCCTGTATGTGTCTTCatgtgtgactgcatgtgtccttTTTGGGAAAACTCTTTACCGCATACTGAGCAACTTAAGGGTTTTGtttctgtatgtattctcatgtgtaaCTGCATAGTTCCTTTTTGGGAAAACTCTTTACCGCAAACTGAGCAATTAAAGGGCttttctcctgtatgtattctcatgtgtgtctTCATATGTCCTATTTGAGAAAACTCTTTAccgcagactgagcaactgaagggtttgtctcctgtatgtattctcatgtgtgactGCATAGTTCctttttgagaaaaccctttaccacaaactGAGCAATTAAAGGGTTTTTCTCCTGtgtgtattctcatgtgtgtATTCATATGTCCTATTTGATAAAACTCTTTAccgcagactgagcaactgaaaggtttctctcctgtatgtattctcatatgtGTCTTCATAAGTCCTCTTCTAGAAAACACTTTAccgcagactgagcaactgaagggttttgtttttatatgtattctcatgtgtgtctTCATATGCCATCTTTCAGAAAAcgttttaccacagactgagcaactgaaaggtttctttcctgtatgtattctcatgtgacTCTGCAGAGTTCCTCTTCTAGTAAATCCTTTTCCACAGACTGAAcaactgaaaggtttctctcctttCTGTATTGTCATGTGTCTTTGCATGTTTCCTCTTGTAGTAAATCCTTTACTACAGACTGAGCTACTGAAGGGTTTATTCTCAGCAGACCTCTTATTACTGATTTCATTGTTCTCTGTCTGAGGTTGTCTAGCTTTGTTCCAGCCATCATCACTGTCTTCAGTCTCACTTTCACAACAGTCTGAAGAAAGATTTCCATCACTCGTTGGTTGTAAAGCACCATCTTGATCGAGGTTTCTGGTTTGTTCTGATGGTCCACAGTCCTCTCCATCAGGTTCTGGTTTCATCTGCTCAGTTGAGGTGCAGGCTGGAGGCTctgcctctcttttctcctcagtttggctttgatgaagctgAGAGGACTGAACTTTCTCTTCATCATTTTCACTCCTCACAGGGACAGGAGAAGATGACAGCTTAATAATGTCAGCCTTCTCCTTCAATCCTTGAAGCTGCTCTTCCTCCTGACTGCACCatagttcctcctcctcctctttaatGTATGGGGGCTCTGGCTCCTCTGGGCTCAGACAGGGACTCAACTCCTGCTTCACAGAGGGAACCTCATCTTCAGAAACTAAGAGCTGCTGGAGGTCTAGAGGGGAGAGACAAAATGTAAATA
This DNA window, taken from Lampris incognitus isolate fLamInc1 chromosome 7, fLamInc1.hap2, whole genome shotgun sequence, encodes the following:
- the LOC130115986 gene encoding gastrula zinc finger protein XlCGF57.1-like; its protein translation is MDQTIAEMCLEFESRIAVYEAEISRLKEENCRQRKLLDAVHKPEVRLYKSDLQQLLVSEDEVPSVKQELSPCLSPEEPEPPYIKEEEEELWCSQEEEQLQGLKEKADIIKLSSSPVPVRSENDEEKVQSSQLHQSQTEEKREAEPPACTSTEQMKPEPDGEDCGPSEQTRNLDQDGALQPTSDGNLSSDCCESETEDSDDGWNKARQPQTENNEISNKRSAENKPFSSSVCSKGFTTRGNMQRHMTIQKGEKPFSCSVCGKGFTRRGTLQSHMRIHTGKKPFSCSVCGKTFSERWHMKTHMRIHIKTKPFSCSVCGKVFSRRGLMKTHMRIHTGEKPFSCSVCGKEFYQIGHMNTHMRIHTGEKPFNCSVCGKGFSQKGTMQSHMRIHTGDKPFSCSVCGKEFSQIGHMKTHMRIHTGEKPFNCSVCGKEFSQKGTMQLHMRIHTETKPLSCSVCGKEFSQKGHMQSHMKTHTGEKPFGCSVCGKVFYSRGYMKTHMIIHTGTKPFSCSVCGKGFSQRGNMQSHMRTHTREKPFSCSVCSKGFSQKHVMQTHMRKHTGEIITSQSSVKGLREEDM